From bacterium:
CCGGGACTCCAATAACAACACCCTTACCGGCGTGGCTTTTACCTGGTCCTCATCCAATAATGCGGTGGCGACCATCAGCACCAGCGGCTTGGCCACAGGCGTTAGCAGCGGCAGTACTGTGATAACCGTCACCGCCACCGGCACGGCTTACAGTGATACCACCACATTGACAGTAAGTTCCTCGCAGGTTACCACCCCTGCCAGCGTGGCCCTGGTTTCCGTTCTGCCAAATATTCAGGTGGCCGGGGCCGGCGGCATATCATTCACCGCTATAACCGCCACGGTCAAGGACGGGACGGGGCAGATGGTAAGCAACGGAACCCCGATAACTTTTAGAATAACCGCCAACCCCGGCGGGGCCACTCTCAACAACGTATACACCACCCTGACCACCACCACCAGCTTGGGTCAGGCTATCGTTACCTTGAACAGCGGCACATCCGCTGGGCCGATCCAGGTCAGCGCCTTTTGCGTAGCCGGCAACGATACCATCAGGTCCCAGATCAACCTGGTGATAATCTCCGGCCCGACAGCCCATTTAACCTTGGCCTGCGGCACTCCTACAGACAATACAGATGGAACGTCCAACATTCCCATTACCGCTCTGCTTCAGGACAAATATACCAATCCTGTATCCGACGGCACCGCCATCTATTTCCAGCTTTGGGTTGACGCCGCCTGCACTACTTCGGTGATCGGAGCCAACATCACCGATGCCATTGTGACCGGAGGAACCGGCAAAGCTTCGGCCACCCTGACTTGGATCACTGGCTTAACTCAGCCTTCCTATATCACTGCCGTGACCACCGGGGCCGATGCCGCCGGGAATGTGGTGGCTGTTTCCGACACGATCACTTATACTTTGTATAAGTAACGGTTGACATTACCAACCAAAAAACCCCGCTGGAATCATCCAGCGGGGTTTTTATTTTTCTTCTGGTCAGGGATACCCTGTCTTCCAGAGTCAAGAACCCCGCCGTCATTTGACGGCGGGGTTCTTCTATCTTCTATATTCTGTATTCAGCCTTCTGGTCTAGTACATGTCTCCGCCGTAGCCGCCGCCCTGGGGCATCGGCATCGGCTTCTCTTCCTTGGGCTTCTCGGCGATCACGCACTCGGTGGTCAGCAGCAGGCCGGCGATGGAGGCCGCGTTCTGCAGGGCTATCCGGGCCACCTTGGTGGGATCTATCACTCCGGCCGCCACCAGGTCCTCTATCTTGTCGGTGTCGGCGTTGTAGCCCATGCTGGGGTTGGTGGCCTTCTTGATCTCGTCCACTATCACCGCGCCCTCAACTCCGGCGTTGGTGCAGATCTGGCGCAGGGGCTCTTCCAGGGCCCGGCGGATGATGGACACGCCGATCTTGGAGTCGCCCGAGCACTTGATGGCATCCAGCGAGGCAATGGCCCGGATGAAGGCCACACCGCCGCCGGGGATCACTCCCTCTTCCACTGCGGCCCTGGTGGCGTGCAGGGCGTCCTCGACCCGGGCTTTCTTTTCCTTCATGGCTGTCTCGGTGGCGGCGCCGACGTTGATCACTGCCACTCCACCGGCCAGCTTGGCCAGGCGTTCCTGCAGTTTTTCCTTGTCGTAGTCGCTCTTGGTCTCTTCCACCTGGGCCCGGATCTGGGCGATGCGGGCCTTGATGTCCTTTTCCTTGCCGGCGCCTTCGATGATGGTGGTGTTGTCCTTGTCCACCGTCACCCGCTTGGCCTTGCCCAGGTCGCTCAGCTGGGTGTTCTCTAATTTAAATCCAGTCTCCTCGGAGATCACCTTGCCTCCGGTCAGGATCTCGATGTCGGTCAGCATCTCCTTGCGGCGGTCTCCGAAACCGGGGGCCTTGACGGCGCAGACCTGCAGGGTGCCGCGCAGTTTGTTGACCACCAAAGTGGCCAGGGCCTCGCCGTCCAGGTCTTCGCAGATGATGACCAGGGGCTTGCCCAGCTGGGCCACTTTTTCCAGCACCGGCAGCAGTTCCTTCATGGCCGATATTTTCTTGTCGTGGATCAGGATATAGGCGTCTTCCATCACGGATTCCATCCGCTCGGAATTGGTGACAAAGTAGGGGGAGATGTAACCCCGGTCGAACTGCATGCCCTCGACGGTCTCCAGTGTGGTCTCCATGCCTTTGGCCTCTTCCACCGTGATCACTCCGTCCTTGCCCACCTTCTCCATGGCGTCGGCTATCAGGTCGCCGATGGTCCGGTCGTTGTTGGCGGAGATGGTGGCGATGTTGGAGATCTCGGCCTTGCCCTTGGTGGGCTTGGAGATCTTCTTGATCTCGGCGATCACCGATTCCACTGCCAGGTCAATGCCCCGCTTCAGGTCCATGGGGTTGGCTCCGGCTGTGACGTTCTTCAGGCCTTCCTTATATATGGACTGGGCCAGCACCGTGGCGGTGGTGGTTCCGTCGCCGGCGATGTCGGAGGTCTTGGAGGCCACTTCCTTGACCATCTGGGCACCCATGTTCTCGTAGGGATCTTCCAACTCTATCTCCTTGGCCACGGTCACGCCGTCCTTGGTCACCAGGGGCGAGCCGAATTTCTTCTCCAGCACCACATTGCGGCCCTTGGGTCCCAGGGTCACCTTGACCGCATTGGCTAATTTGTCAACCCCGCGCTTTAAAGCCTCGCGGGCCTTGACGTCGTATTCGATCATCTTGCCATTTGCCATAACAGTTCTCCTTGTTTATTAAAAATATTTATTGCTTTTAGTAATTCCGCCACAAAGACACTAAGGCACCAATATTTCGCAATTAAGGAATATACAATTATTGTTTTTGTGTCTTAGCGCCTTGGTGGCAAATAAATTAGACTTAGGAATTAGTTTTTAATATTTCGTCTTAGCCGATCACCGCCAAAATGTCGTCGGCGTTCATGATCAGATATTCCACGTCGCCAATCTTGACCTCGGTGCCGGAATATTTTCCGTAAAGCACCTTGTCGCCGGTTTTAAGGTCCATGGCCATGCGGGTGCCGCTGTCGGAGATCTTGCCCGGGCCTGCGGCCACCACTTCGCCCTCCATGGGCTTTTCCTTGACCGTGTCGGGGATTATGATACCGCCCTTTTTGGTCTCTTTGACTTCCGCCGGCTTTACCAACACCCGGTCGCCCAACGGCTTGATATTGGATAAGGTAGACATAAGCTTTAAACCCTCCTAAGTACTTAATGGTTGATATTTGATTTTCTGTTATTACACGGCTACCAATAAAAATATATAACACCTTGCAAAGCAAAGCATTATATATTTGTAAGAGTGACTATGTCAATGCAGATTGTTGCAGTCTATAATTATAATCAATTTTGACTTAAATTTCAAGCCCTAAATACCACCGACCCCTTTAAATAAGAAATAGGAAATGGGAAATTGCAATTGTGCCTTTGTGCCACTTCGCTCTGCTCAGGGCACCGCTTTGTGGCAGGTATCTGGTGTCCGTTAGAATCTATATACCAGCGAAGCCCTGGTGAACGGCCAGTTCTTGCTACCGCTGGCGATGTTGCCGCCGGAATAGATCAGTTTAGGGTTTAACATCAGGTCCATGGTTAATCCCCGCATTTTCAGGGCCAGGCCCAGGTTAAGCTCATAGGGATGGGTGATGGTTTTTGTCGCCAGCGTGGTGTTGTCAAAAAAATCCTTGGTAACGCTTTGGGATAAGATCTTCTTTTCGGCGCCCAGCCGTGCCGTCAGCCAGCCGGTTAGGTTGGCTTCCACCCCGGCGGTGATGGCCGGATAGCTGGCCGTGGTTTTTTCCTGCCGGGTGTGATAGACCAGTGAGTCGTT
This genomic window contains:
- the groL gene encoding chaperonin GroEL (60 kDa chaperone family; promotes refolding of misfolded polypeptides especially under stressful conditions; forms two stacked rings of heptamers to form a barrel-shaped 14mer; ends can be capped by GroES; misfolded proteins enter the barrel where they are refolded when GroES binds), with the protein product MANGKMIEYDVKAREALKRGVDKLANAVKVTLGPKGRNVVLEKKFGSPLVTKDGVTVAKEIELEDPYENMGAQMVKEVASKTSDIAGDGTTTATVLAQSIYKEGLKNVTAGANPMDLKRGIDLAVESVIAEIKKISKPTKGKAEISNIATISANNDRTIGDLIADAMEKVGKDGVITVEEAKGMETTLETVEGMQFDRGYISPYFVTNSERMESVMEDAYILIHDKKISAMKELLPVLEKVAQLGKPLVIICEDLDGEALATLVVNKLRGTLQVCAVKAPGFGDRRKEMLTDIEILTGGKVISEETGFKLENTQLSDLGKAKRVTVDKDNTTIIEGAGKEKDIKARIAQIRAQVEETKSDYDKEKLQERLAKLAGGVAVINVGAATETAMKEKKARVEDALHATRAAVEEGVIPGGGVAFIRAIASLDAIKCSGDSKIGVSIIRRALEEPLRQICTNAGVEGAVIVDEIKKATNPSMGYNADTDKIEDLVAAGVIDPTKVARIALQNAASIAGLLLTTECVIAEKPKEEKPMPMPQGGGYGGDMY
- a CDS encoding Ig-like domain-containing protein, with the protein product MTISPDAPTVSVSSTQQFAAVARDSNNNTLTGVAFTWSSSNNAVATISTSGLATGVSSGSTVITVTATGTAYSDTTTLTVSSSQVTTPASVALVSVLPNIQVAGAGGISFTAITATVKDGTGQMVSNGTPITFRITANPGGATLNNVYTTLTTTTSLGQAIVTLNSGTSAGPIQVSAFCVAGNDTIRSQINLVIISGPTAHLTLACGTPTDNTDGTSNIPITALLQDKYTNPVSDGTAIYFQLWVDAACTTSVIGANITDAIVTGGTGKASATLTWITGLTQPSYITAVTTGADAAGNVVAVSDTITYTLYK
- a CDS encoding co-chaperone GroES, translating into MSTLSNIKPLGDRVLVKPAEVKETKKGGIIIPDTVKEKPMEGEVVAAGPGKISDSGTRMAMDLKTGDKVLYGKYSGTEVKIGDVEYLIMNADDILAVIG